A segment of the Fusobacterium sp. JB019 genome:
CCGTTTTTTCTAAAAATTTCAATCTTAGTCATAATATTAACTATGCGTTAATTGATTTAACTCTGATTTCAGTAAATAGTTGTCTGTGACCTTTTTTTCTATGGTATCCTGTTTTTGGCTTGTATTTGAAGTTAATAACTTTTTCACCTTTACCTTGGTTTAAAATCTCAACTGCAACTTTAGCTCCTTCAACTACTGGAGTTCCAACTTTTACATCTTCACCATTAGCTACTAAAAGAACATCAGTTAATTCTACAGTTTCGTTAACTTCAGCATTAAGCTTTTCAACTCTTAAAACATCACCTTCTGCAACTTTGTACTGTTTACCACCAGTTTTTATAACTGCGTACATTCCAACACCTCCAAAAGTATTTATTCGCTAGCTAGGGTTGCTGACTACCGTCGCTAAGCGTAACTACAAAATAATATCATAAAAGCTCTTTAATGTCAATGGTTTTTTTGTTTAAAAACATAATTGATTTTTTATAAATATAAAGGTATAATTTTTTAGTGAAGAAATAATTAAGATATTAAGGAGAAGCCATGAGATTTCAAAGAGAAAAACTTTTAATAGGAGAGGAAAATTTTAAAAAATTAGAAGAATCCCATATTATAGTTTTTGGAGTAGGAGGAGTAGGAGGATTTGTAGTTGAAGCTTTAGTTAGAGCAGGAGTAGGGAAAATTACAGTTGTTGATTTTGATACTATTGACATAACTAATATCAATAGACAAATTATAGCTAATGAAAAAACAATAGGAAAAGATAAAGTTAAAATTATTGAAGAAAGAATGAAAGAGATTAATCCCAAATTAATGATTAGAGGGATAAAAGAAAAATATTCTTCTGAAACAAGAAATATTTTTTTCGATGAAGAGTATGATTATATTGTAGATGCTATTGATATAGTAACTGCTAAATTAGATTTAATAGAAATGGCTAATGAAAAAAATATATCTATAATTTCATCAATGGGAACAGGAAATAAGATAAATCCAATGATGCTAGAAATTACAGATATAAATAAAACTTCAGTTTGTCCTTTGGCCAGAGTTATGAGAAAAGAATTAAAAGAAAGAAGAATAAAAAAATTAAAAGTAGTATATTCTAAAGAAGTTCCAATTAAACCTTTAAATTTAGATGGAAATAGAGAAAAAAGCTCAAATGTGGGAAGTATTTCCTTTGTTCCTTCTGTAGCTGGGTTGATAATTGGAAGTGAAGTGGTGAAAGATATTTGTAAAATAAAAAACATAAATGGTAAGATAGAAAGGAAATAATATGAAAAAAATAGGAATTTTTTACGGTACAAATACGGGGAAAACAGAAGCAATAGTAGATGAAATAGAGTTTAATTTAAGAAGAGAAGATTATGAAGTTATAAATGTAAAAAATGGAATAGAAAAAATAAAAGAATTTGAAAATATAATTATGGTAACTCCTTCTTATGGAGTCGGAGAGCCTCAAGAAGATTGGGTTAGAAATTTAGAAAAATTAAAAAGCATAGATTTTAAAGATAAAAGAATTGCTTTGGTAGGCTTAGGAAATCAATTTGCTTTTGGAGAATCATTTGTTGGTGGGATGAGAGTATTATATGATATAGTAAGTGCCAATAATGGAATATTGGTAGGTTTTACTTCTATAGAGGGATATTCTTTTGAAGAAAGTGAAGCGATTATTGAAGGCAAGTTTATAGGTTTAGCTTTAGATGAAAATAATCAAGATGATGAGACACCAAACAGGATAAATAAATGGATAAATGAAATAAAAGAAAAATTTATTTAAAAAATAAAAC
Coding sequences within it:
- a CDS encoding flavodoxin, which produces MKKIGIFYGTNTGKTEAIVDEIEFNLRREDYEVINVKNGIEKIKEFENIIMVTPSYGVGEPQEDWVRNLEKLKSIDFKDKRIALVGLGNQFAFGESFVGGMRVLYDIVSANNGILVGFTSIEGYSFEESEAIIEGKFIGLALDENNQDDETPNRINKWINEIKEKFI
- a CDS encoding tRNA threonylcarbamoyladenosine dehydratase; its protein translation is MRFQREKLLIGEENFKKLEESHIIVFGVGGVGGFVVEALVRAGVGKITVVDFDTIDITNINRQIIANEKTIGKDKVKIIEERMKEINPKLMIRGIKEKYSSETRNIFFDEEYDYIVDAIDIVTAKLDLIEMANEKNISIISSMGTGNKINPMMLEITDINKTSVCPLARVMRKELKERRIKKLKVVYSKEVPIKPLNLDGNREKSSNVGSISFVPSVAGLIIGSEVVKDICKIKNINGKIERK
- the rplU gene encoding 50S ribosomal protein L21, with the protein product MYAVIKTGGKQYKVAEGDVLRVEKLNAEVNETVELTDVLLVANGEDVKVGTPVVEGAKVAVEILNQGKGEKVINFKYKPKTGYHRKKGHRQLFTEIRVKSINA